One window of the Clostridium sp. MB40-C1 genome contains the following:
- a CDS encoding NAD-dependent protein deacylase: protein MREMDKISVLKKMIDESSNIVFFGGAGVSTESNIPDFRSEAGLYKTKNNFSYSPEVMLSHTFFMKHTDDFFDFYRTKMIYTNAQPNDAHKALSELEKRGKLKAVITQNIDGLHQMAGSKNVLELHGSVHRNYCMKCGKKFDLDYVIKSKDLTPKCNECGGIVKPDVVLYEEGLDMDVLDSAVRHIQEADMLIVGGTSLVVYPAAGLIQYFNRGRLTLINKASTSYDTMADLVINDSIGTVLSNVI, encoded by the coding sequence ATGAGAGAGATGGATAAAATAAGTGTTTTAAAAAAAATGATAGATGAAAGTTCTAATATAGTGTTTTTTGGTGGTGCTGGAGTATCAACAGAAAGTAATATTCCAGATTTTAGGTCTGAGGCTGGGTTATATAAGACAAAAAATAATTTTTCTTATTCACCAGAAGTTATGTTAAGCCATACTTTTTTTATGAAACATACTGATGATTTTTTTGATTTTTATAGGACAAAAATGATCTATACTAATGCTCAGCCGAACGATGCACATAAAGCTTTATCAGAGCTTGAGAAAAGAGGAAAATTAAAAGCTGTTATAACTCAGAATATTGATGGACTTCATCAGATGGCAGGCTCTAAAAATGTTTTAGAATTACATGGATCTGTTCATAGAAATTATTGTATGAAATGTGGTAAGAAGTTTGATTTAGACTATGTAATTAAAAGTAAAGATTTAACTCCTAAATGCAATGAATGTGGAGGTATTGTTAAGCCAGATGTAGTTCTATATGAAGAAGGATTGGATATGGATGTTTTAGATAGTGCAGTTAGACATATACAAGAAGCTGATATGTTGATTGTAGGAGGAACTTCATTAGTTGTTTATCCAGCAGCAGGATTAATTCAATACTTTAATAGAGGAAGGCTAACACTAATAAATAAAGCATCAACCTCATACGATACTATGGCAGACTTAGTTATTAATGATAGCATTGGTACAGTATTGAGTAATGTTATATAG